In Carya illinoinensis cultivar Pawnee chromosome 9, C.illinoinensisPawnee_v1, whole genome shotgun sequence, the following are encoded in one genomic region:
- the LOC122276882 gene encoding uncharacterized protein LOC122276882: protein MCAEALTALLNNAEQSGLITPAPIGRGPISVNHLFFADDSLLFCQSNPQELATMLDILTVYGRASAQVLNKEKSSIFFSKNTNQGVRDQVLKQAGVNSCSNFERYLGLLALVGRRKIAEFHNLVDRTWARVTNWKAKFLSAAGKEVLLKAVL, encoded by the coding sequence ATGTGTGCTGAAGCTCTCACTGCCTTGTTGAACAATGCAGAACAGTCTGGTCTAATTACACCTGCACCAATAGGGAGAGGTCCTATATCAGTCAACCACCTATTTTTTGCGGATGATAGCCTTCTCTTCTGTCAATCCAACCCCCAAGAGCTGGCTACTATGCTTGACATCCTCACAGTTTATGGTAGAGCCTCAGCTCAAGTGCTCAATAAAGAAaagtcttccattttttttagcaAGAACACCAATCAGGGTGTGAGGGACCAAGTTTTGAAACAGGCAGGGGTAAATTCTTGTAGCAACTTCGAAAGGTACCTGGGATTACTAGCACTTGTGGGTAGAAGGAAAATTGCAGAATTCCATAATCTTGTGGACAGGACTTGGGCTCGAGTTACTAACTGGAAAGCTAAGTTCCTATCTGCAGCAGGTAAAGAAGTTCTTCTCAAAGCAGTATTGTAG